The following proteins come from a genomic window of Paenibacillus sp. CAA11:
- a CDS encoding nucleotidyltransferase-like protein: protein MGSTNFSFIGEETIGRQAFGAIAYRHNVGGFHGPLLHDFELLILVICDHTEEKLKIEHCASEGQRYQLLYISSDDLQQWVLSGDNPDVVRCFLQGDIIWDVRGELKPLRGQILEFEKSLREQRRFKEFARFLRKYVEAKQYSQQGYFMDAYSSVLEALQHFARIELIERGVRIENELWEQARPLSTSVSKLYEELVNSSETVEQRVELVLLACEFSVMSKLADCSSLLLRILRSRPEPWSIEELMKNPELIPVKDDLPVVLRKLVYRSLVRETSARWVRGNEHREILYWA, encoded by the coding sequence GTGGGATCTACAAACTTTTCATTTATCGGAGAAGAGACGATCGGGCGCCAGGCATTTGGGGCGATAGCATACCGTCACAATGTCGGAGGCTTTCATGGACCATTGCTGCATGATTTCGAATTGTTGATTCTGGTTATCTGCGATCATACCGAGGAAAAGCTAAAGATTGAGCACTGTGCCAGTGAGGGGCAGCGCTATCAGCTTCTGTACATTAGCTCTGATGATTTACAGCAATGGGTGCTCTCGGGCGATAACCCGGACGTCGTGCGCTGTTTTTTGCAGGGAGATATTATTTGGGATGTACGGGGGGAGCTGAAGCCATTGCGGGGACAAATTTTAGAGTTTGAGAAATCTCTGAGAGAGCAGCGGCGCTTTAAAGAGTTTGCCCGTTTTTTGCGAAAGTATGTGGAAGCTAAGCAATACAGTCAGCAAGGATATTTCATGGATGCATACTCCAGCGTCCTGGAGGCTTTGCAGCATTTTGCGCGTATTGAACTTATTGAGCGGGGCGTTCGAATTGAGAATGAGCTGTGGGAACAAGCCCGGCCCTTAAGTACATCTGTAAGCAAATTATACGAAGAGCTTGTAAACAGTTCAGAGACTGTGGAACAGAGGGTGGAACTAGTCCTGCTGGCATGCGAGTTCTCTGTTATGTCCAAGTTGGCGGACTGTTCGTCGCTCCTGCTTCGTATTCTTCGGAGTCGTCCAGAACCATGGAGTATAGAAGAGCTGATGAAGAATCCAGAGCTTATTCCTGTAAAGGATGATCTGCCTGTGGTACTTCGTAAGCTTGTCTACCGTTCTCTAGTGAGAGAGACTTCTGCTAGATGGGTTCGCGGGAATGAGCATCGAGAGATACTATATTGGGCCTAA
- a CDS encoding response regulator, with product MERAYRVLLADDEPIILESLKMAIPWDQYGMKVAGEARNGQEALEAAAVIKPDIIVSDIRMPVIDGIQFMRELKKGRMDQEPLFIVISGYGEFEYAREALRSGAFDYILKPIDHEELEEIVAKAKLELDVRRNRKLEEEQLQYSLQRLTAFAKERLYTEWMDGQPSFPAMQGDSDVELLKDPYCLFLVRLDRLQQASERWRTDEKRLWFFAVNNVLKEFGDQHGCFMVFPYYSGEWLLIFPEMTKEEKLKLGEQLVQVIDLCTKMTCTVGISSPAMGLEQLRSSYRMASDALRQAFVHTDQSVFLHGELNESSKLASMYPGMIEKRLIEAIKTLNTDEVEAAMSLLLKHLQQPGASKEGTVRICLEFAIVARRQLEMMIPSSPEVAEEDSEDILDALEQADSLTKLIKTLQERLMDWLHLAAEGRHGETGDSLIDQAKLFIDAHYQEDIGIEDVADFIHISCSHFCTLFKQKTGSTFLEYLTRLRIEKAEFILKNSEVKVFQIAPLVGYQDPRYFTQVFKKITGKTPTDYRISYQSTQSR from the coding sequence ATGGAGCGAGCTTATCGGGTTCTACTGGCGGATGATGAGCCGATTATTTTGGAGAGCTTGAAAATGGCCATACCTTGGGATCAATATGGCATGAAGGTGGCGGGTGAGGCGAGAAATGGACAGGAGGCGCTGGAGGCCGCTGCTGTGATAAAACCTGATATTATCGTTAGCGATATACGTATGCCTGTGATCGATGGGATACAATTCATGCGTGAATTGAAGAAGGGTAGGATGGACCAGGAGCCGTTGTTCATCGTGATTAGCGGCTACGGTGAATTTGAATATGCGCGTGAGGCTCTGCGAAGCGGCGCGTTTGATTATATTCTGAAGCCGATTGATCATGAAGAGCTGGAGGAGATTGTTGCCAAGGCGAAGCTGGAGCTGGATGTTCGCCGGAATCGAAAGCTGGAGGAGGAGCAGCTGCAATATTCACTTCAGCGGCTGACGGCATTTGCTAAGGAAAGGCTGTATACGGAGTGGATGGACGGCCAACCCTCATTCCCAGCCATGCAAGGAGATAGTGATGTAGAGCTCTTAAAGGACCCATACTGTCTGTTCCTGGTTCGGCTGGATCGGCTTCAGCAGGCCTCCGAAAGATGGAGAACCGATGAGAAGAGGCTATGGTTCTTCGCCGTAAACAACGTTCTTAAGGAATTTGGGGATCAGCATGGCTGCTTTATGGTTTTTCCTTATTACAGCGGGGAGTGGCTGCTCATATTTCCCGAGATGACCAAAGAAGAGAAGCTTAAGCTCGGGGAGCAGCTTGTACAGGTGATAGACTTGTGTACTAAAATGACATGCACTGTTGGGATCAGCAGCCCGGCTATGGGGCTGGAGCAGCTGCGTAGCAGTTATCGCATGGCTTCGGATGCGCTGCGCCAAGCTTTTGTTCATACGGATCAATCCGTGTTCCTTCATGGAGAACTCAACGAGAGTTCAAAGCTTGCTTCTATGTATCCCGGAATGATAGAGAAGCGTCTAATTGAGGCGATCAAGACGCTAAATACAGACGAAGTTGAGGCTGCGATGTCGCTTCTTCTAAAGCATTTGCAGCAACCTGGAGCAAGCAAAGAAGGAACGGTAAGGATTTGCCTTGAGTTTGCTATTGTCGCTCGCAGGCAGCTGGAGATGATGATCCCTTCTTCACCGGAAGTGGCTGAAGAGGATTCAGAAGATATACTGGATGCCTTGGAGCAGGCTGACAGCCTTACTAAGCTGATCAAGACGCTGCAGGAACGCCTTATGGATTGGCTGCATCTGGCGGCTGAGGGCAGACACGGTGAGACAGGAGACAGTCTGATTGATCAGGCTAAGCTATTTATTGACGCTCATTATCAGGAAGACATAGGCATTGAGGATGTTGCAGATTTCATTCATATCAGCTGCAGCCATTTCTGCACCTTGTTTAAGCAGAAGACTGGGAGCACCTTCTTGGAGTATTTAACAAGGCTGCGCATCGAGAAAGCGGAATTTATTCTCAAGAACTCTGAGGTGAAAGTTTTTCAGATCGCGCCGCTTGTCGGATATCAGGATCCCCGCTATTTTACCCAGGTGTTTAAGAAGATAACCGGAAAAACACCAACCGACTACCGGATCTCCTATCAATCCACACAATCGAGATAA
- a CDS encoding ABC transporter substrate-binding protein translates to MNRSIRGLLVCTALSLLMCSGCNFELLPAREKVAEEKITLTFRHFWVGKHDEPVERIIADTIKKFEEKHPHIKIDFEGLDQTIHREQKLKSEMVTGRPPDIFSLFGGAEIEPYVQTGRLLDLTGFLKDEDLYGRFKDLSLWTFDQKVYGIPFEGNAEPLFYNKELFTKLRISPPQTISDLMSIIPVLTHHGIIPFALGNKQEWPAAIYVHYFMDRQTGSGKFTQIINGRASFTNPEYLLAMKNFDRLVKMGAFPHNANQLSSEEAVELFTQGKAAMYLSGNWDITLFQKAAPGFSTQIGVLSFPTLQEGDEGSLAGGYTVGLGLSSALTGSKREAALEFIAEIYKPEVRAKITEEAYRIPVMSGEVQKVEKDSVFNQVIALTEASKTKFVPYDNMLPPEIKQVFLHSIAGIVDQQVTPEESLERLEQSLNNYRKLIQNR, encoded by the coding sequence ATGAATCGTTCTATAAGAGGACTGCTTGTTTGTACCGCGTTAAGTCTGCTGATGTGCTCAGGGTGCAATTTCGAGCTTCTTCCTGCCAGAGAGAAGGTTGCGGAGGAGAAGATCACACTTACATTTCGGCATTTCTGGGTAGGTAAGCATGATGAGCCTGTGGAGCGGATTATAGCGGATACGATCAAGAAGTTTGAGGAGAAGCATCCCCATATCAAAATCGACTTTGAGGGACTGGATCAGACCATCCACCGCGAGCAGAAGCTTAAAAGTGAAATGGTGACCGGAAGGCCGCCGGATATATTCAGTCTCTTCGGAGGTGCGGAGATTGAGCCCTATGTGCAGACGGGAAGGCTGCTGGACTTAACGGGTTTTCTTAAGGATGAAGATCTGTATGGCAGATTCAAAGACTTAAGTCTGTGGACATTTGATCAGAAAGTGTACGGGATTCCTTTTGAGGGGAATGCTGAGCCTCTCTTCTACAACAAAGAACTGTTTACGAAGCTTCGAATCTCTCCGCCCCAGACGATCAGCGACCTAATGAGCATCATTCCTGTGCTGACGCACCATGGAATCATCCCGTTTGCGCTAGGTAATAAACAGGAATGGCCAGCAGCTATCTATGTTCATTATTTCATGGATCGGCAGACAGGCTCCGGGAAGTTCACTCAAATTATTAATGGGAGGGCCTCTTTTACGAATCCTGAATATCTTCTGGCCATGAAGAATTTTGACAGGCTCGTGAAGATGGGCGCTTTCCCGCACAACGCTAACCAGCTTAGCTCTGAAGAGGCGGTGGAACTGTTTACACAAGGCAAAGCTGCAATGTACTTAAGCGGAAACTGGGACATCACCTTATTTCAGAAGGCAGCTCCAGGATTCTCTACTCAAATTGGTGTGCTCTCCTTTCCAACCCTGCAGGAAGGGGACGAGGGCTCCTTGGCAGGAGGGTATACGGTAGGATTGGGGTTATCATCAGCGCTCACCGGCAGCAAGCGGGAAGCTGCATTGGAATTTATCGCAGAAATATACAAACCTGAAGTGCGCGCGAAGATTACTGAGGAGGCTTATCGGATCCCCGTGATGTCAGGGGAGGTTCAAAAGGTCGAAAAGGATTCCGTCTTTAATCAGGTCATTGCACTGACTGAGGCTAGCAAAACTAAGTTTGTCCCTTATGACAATATGCTTCCCCCGGAGATCAAGCAGGTTTTTCTTCATAGTATTGCAGGAATTGTTGATCAGCAGGTCACCCCGGAGGAAAGCTTGGAGCGCTTGGAGCAGTCTTTAAATAATTATCGGAAGCTCATTCAGAACAGATAA
- a CDS encoding cache domain-containing sensor histidine kinase, with protein sequence MNLQRKFRLGIILLVFIPVIMMGTVSYFIFSGMNEEKTNSFYRVSLQDTDRKLEYALNEINAVSDLAIIQPSVQQLLKHPPERVSSELAQSLNNLIMAHPKITSFALFSNHKLLYGTGISASLYPVPQEAPWYSRSVNLQGRPLWLGPGENGTYRTDSPVLIHTRLIKDYFSLQTIGSIMITVKPDVLEQALWGTSTIADSDILLLSREGTVVFDKSGDAAGNIIPAELWQQPNEQGYQIARYRDEESMITVVPSAHEAWTLAAVTPLSTLHRESSAIRSIAILLILLTLLMGFVFERIFVRRVVRTIIISARGMKRVEQGQFTQLKPPTRWNDETKMLVDGFNQMSNQIRDLLHEVEREQKRKKEAEMNALVAQINPHFIYNSLESINSMAVLAGNREISRMVISLGKLLRISISENIEAIALSTELEHVKHYLNIQKTRFRDKFDYEISCPPELRTLMTLKLIVQPLVENALYHGIEPMPESGFIRIEAMEVGRDLVIEVADSGKGFNPEGLERAFHQPVKESKYKNSGVGLRNVYERIRIQYGSPYGILVCSAEGFGTVIRIRIPKQWKGVGEGENLI encoded by the coding sequence GTGAATTTGCAGCGAAAATTTAGGCTGGGCATTATTCTGCTTGTTTTTATTCCGGTAATTATGATGGGGACCGTTTCCTACTTCATATTTTCAGGAATGAATGAAGAGAAGACCAATAGTTTTTACAGAGTGTCACTACAAGATACAGATAGGAAGCTGGAATATGCCCTTAATGAAATAAATGCTGTATCGGACTTGGCAATCATTCAGCCCAGTGTGCAGCAGCTGCTGAAGCACCCGCCGGAAAGGGTCAGCAGCGAGCTTGCTCAATCCTTGAATAATTTGATTATGGCGCATCCGAAGATCACCTCGTTTGCGCTTTTTTCCAATCATAAGCTGCTGTATGGAACGGGGATCAGTGCATCCCTCTATCCCGTTCCCCAAGAGGCCCCTTGGTATTCCCGCAGTGTAAATCTGCAAGGTAGGCCGCTGTGGCTCGGTCCCGGAGAGAATGGAACGTACCGGACAGACAGTCCGGTGCTGATTCATACCCGGCTGATCAAGGACTACTTCTCGTTGCAGACAATTGGCTCCATCATGATCACCGTCAAGCCGGATGTGCTTGAACAAGCGCTTTGGGGAACAAGTACCATAGCGGATAGTGATATCTTGCTGCTTAGCCGAGAAGGAACGGTCGTGTTCGACAAATCCGGCGATGCTGCCGGCAATATTATTCCTGCCGAGCTGTGGCAGCAGCCTAATGAGCAAGGGTACCAGATCGCCAGGTATAGAGATGAGGAATCTATGATTACTGTAGTTCCCTCAGCTCATGAAGCGTGGACCCTTGCAGCGGTTACTCCATTAAGCACGCTGCACCGGGAATCGAGTGCCATTCGAAGTATTGCCATCCTGCTGATTCTGTTAACCCTCCTCATGGGCTTTGTGTTTGAGCGTATATTTGTTCGACGTGTGGTCCGTACGATTATCATCAGTGCACGCGGGATGAAGAGAGTCGAACAGGGGCAGTTCACCCAGCTGAAGCCACCAACCCGCTGGAACGATGAGACGAAGATGCTTGTCGATGGCTTTAATCAGATGAGCAACCAGATCCGAGATTTGCTTCATGAGGTGGAGCGTGAGCAGAAGCGTAAGAAGGAAGCGGAGATGAATGCGCTTGTGGCCCAGATCAATCCGCATTTTATTTATAATTCGCTAGAATCCATAAATTCTATGGCTGTCCTAGCCGGTAATCGGGAGATTAGCAGAATGGTGATTTCGCTTGGGAAGCTGCTTAGAATCAGCATCAGTGAGAACATCGAGGCCATTGCCTTGTCTACAGAGCTGGAACATGTGAAGCATTATTTGAATATTCAAAAGACGAGGTTCCGGGATAAATTTGATTATGAGATCAGTTGTCCGCCAGAGCTGCGAACCTTGATGACATTAAAGCTGATTGTTCAGCCTCTGGTAGAGAACGCTCTATATCACGGGATCGAGCCGATGCCTGAATCTGGATTTATACGTATTGAAGCCATGGAGGTCGGGCGTGATCTTGTGATTGAGGTGGCGGATTCGGGCAAGGGATTTAATCCTGAGGGGTTGGAAAGAGCTTTTCATCAACCGGTTAAGGAGAGCAAATATAAGAACAGCGGTGTAGGGCTCAGAAATGTGTATGAGCGCATTCGAATTCAGTACGGCTCACCTTATGGGATTCTTGTATGTTCTGCCGAGGGCTTTGGTACGGTAATTAGAATCCGTATCCCCAAGCAGTGGAAGGGCGTAGGAGAAGGGGAGAACCTGATATGA
- a CDS encoding carbohydrate ABC transporter permease: MSRAKKPGQPHIVSKFFYYLLLTVGALISIFPFYWMFAIGTNDRSAVFHVPPKLSIGSQLFDNFERVLERTYFFKALFNSALVSVTTTVLVLFFCTLAGYAFAKYKFPGKNILFMFVLFTLFVPQQLSVLPNYVIMAKFHWIDTYQAIIVPGMVNAFGIFWMRQYISSSVHNELLEAARMDGSGHLRTLFNIVTPIIKPALATLGILTFMNVWNDFFWPLVVLKNKEHFTIQIALQQLFSNKDGLDYGMIMSATFFATLPLLIVFLFFSRWFIAGLTSGAVKS; this comes from the coding sequence ATGAGTAGAGCTAAGAAACCGGGACAACCCCACATCGTTTCCAAATTCTTTTATTATTTGCTGCTGACGGTGGGAGCCTTGATTTCGATCTTTCCGTTCTATTGGATGTTTGCCATTGGAACCAATGATCGCAGTGCAGTCTTCCATGTTCCCCCTAAGCTATCTATCGGCAGTCAGCTGTTTGACAACTTTGAGCGGGTGCTTGAGCGTACTTACTTTTTCAAAGCCTTGTTCAACTCTGCGCTTGTATCGGTAACGACCACCGTGCTAGTTCTCTTCTTCTGTACCTTGGCCGGCTATGCTTTTGCTAAATATAAGTTTCCGGGGAAAAATATACTATTCATGTTCGTCCTGTTTACACTATTTGTTCCACAGCAGCTGAGCGTACTGCCTAACTATGTCATTATGGCTAAATTCCACTGGATCGACACCTATCAAGCGATCATTGTTCCAGGGATGGTCAATGCCTTCGGGATCTTTTGGATGCGGCAGTATATCTCATCCTCGGTGCATAATGAACTGCTTGAAGCTGCCAGGATGGACGGAAGCGGTCATTTGAGAACCCTGTTTAACATCGTGACGCCGATTATTAAGCCTGCACTGGCGACACTTGGGATTTTGACATTCATGAACGTCTGGAATGATTTCTTCTGGCCGCTTGTTGTTCTCAAGAATAAGGAGCACTTTACCATTCAAATCGCGCTTCAGCAGCTGTTCAGCAACAAAGATGGTCTGGACTACGGAATGATCATGTCGGCGACCTTCTTTGCAACACTGCCGCTGCTAATCGTGTTCTTGTTCTTCAGCCGATGGTTTATTGCCGGGCTGACCAGCGGGGCGGTAAAGAGCTAA
- a CDS encoding carbohydrate ABC transporter permease, with translation MPSKSKSFWTEKKKSAGVAYLFISPFFLLFAIFGIYPIIFTFYLSFFRWDALSPMEYVGFDNFKFVIEDPTFWISFMNTIVMALMGTIPQLIVALILAVMLNSSITRFKKAFRTLYFLPNITSIVAVTLVFSSFFGGEGIANWMLTSIGLDPVAWNSGWWGVKIAISIMVFWRWVGYNAIIYLSGLQSIPHDLYEAATIDGASRRQQLTSITLPLLKPFVVFTVLLSTIGALQLFTEPYVFLGQSGTGSTRQEGITMVIYLYSEAFRNSFFGTAASSAVILFFFTILFSVANHWLSNRMNGEDGEA, from the coding sequence ATGCCTTCCAAATCCAAATCGTTTTGGACGGAGAAGAAGAAAAGCGCGGGAGTCGCTTATTTATTCATATCCCCGTTTTTTCTTTTGTTTGCGATTTTCGGCATTTATCCGATTATATTCACGTTCTATCTTTCCTTCTTTCGTTGGGACGCCTTAAGCCCAATGGAATACGTCGGGTTTGACAACTTTAAATTTGTGATCGAGGACCCGACATTCTGGATTTCCTTTATGAATACGATTGTGATGGCGCTCATGGGAACGATTCCCCAGTTGATTGTAGCGTTGATCCTGGCCGTCATGCTGAATTCATCAATAACTCGGTTTAAAAAAGCGTTTCGAACCCTGTACTTTTTGCCTAACATTACATCCATTGTCGCTGTAACCCTGGTGTTCAGCTCTTTCTTCGGCGGAGAAGGGATCGCCAACTGGATGCTGACAAGCATAGGACTGGATCCTGTAGCCTGGAACTCGGGTTGGTGGGGTGTGAAGATTGCGATTTCAATTATGGTCTTCTGGCGCTGGGTTGGATACAATGCGATTATTTATCTGTCCGGTCTGCAGAGCATTCCACATGATCTCTATGAAGCAGCTACGATTGACGGGGCAAGCCGGCGTCAGCAGCTGACCTCGATTACACTACCGCTATTAAAGCCCTTTGTAGTGTTTACCGTTCTGCTGTCAACAATCGGTGCCCTGCAGCTGTTCACGGAGCCCTATGTGTTCCTCGGTCAGTCAGGTACGGGATCAACACGTCAAGAAGGGATCACGATGGTGATCTATCTGTATAGCGAAGCTTTCCGCAATTCGTTCTTCGGAACGGCAGCATCGTCTGCGGTTATTCTGTTCTTCTTTACTATATTGTTCTCGGTTGCCAATCATTGGTTAAGCAATCGCATGAACGGAGAGGATGGAGAAGCCTGA
- a CDS encoding ABC transporter substrate-binding protein — MKRWMTLLLSAILLVSLAACGGGNGGNNSKNAEGTGGSGGEKKEEKVELTFWTLGTAGYDKLVEEWNAAHPNIQVKVQNTGDQTAHHNNLITALSAGSGAPDIFMLEIAFMEKFIKNQDKFYNLYDLGAKDIEGNYLEWKWKQAQSKDGKFQIGLPTDIGPSVVYYRADLMEKAGIPSDPVAFGEAINTWDKFAAVGKQFTDKTGVAFVDNTDLMFNALRDQSDSEIYFKKEDDSFIGDTNPQIKKAYDLTVKAIQEKWIGKTVLWSPEWGAAMNEGKVAVVLGPAWMKANITGNAPDTKGKWKVTQLPEGSGNWGGSFLTIPKETKHSKEAYEFITWLDNQDQQLRAFESSGLMPSIPAIYDTDTFKNAKDEFFSGQNIATEFAKAAQKIKPVYYGPLHDTTDSYFKSALRNVIEKNSDPAAEWDSAVKQSKDLAKRGG, encoded by the coding sequence ATGAAGAGATGGATGACCTTGCTGTTGTCGGCCATACTTCTGGTTTCCTTAGCAGCTTGCGGTGGCGGTAACGGCGGCAACAACTCCAAGAATGCCGAAGGCACGGGTGGCAGCGGAGGTGAGAAGAAAGAGGAGAAGGTGGAGCTCACCTTCTGGACTCTGGGAACGGCCGGTTATGACAAGCTTGTTGAGGAATGGAATGCGGCCCATCCCAATATCCAAGTGAAAGTACAGAATACTGGAGATCAGACGGCACATCACAACAATCTGATCACAGCGCTTTCGGCTGGTTCAGGGGCTCCTGATATTTTCATGCTTGAAATTGCCTTTATGGAGAAATTCATTAAGAACCAGGATAAGTTCTATAACTTGTATGATTTAGGCGCAAAAGATATTGAAGGCAACTATCTCGAATGGAAATGGAAGCAGGCCCAGTCCAAAGACGGCAAATTCCAGATTGGGCTGCCAACGGATATCGGCCCGTCCGTAGTTTATTACCGTGCAGATCTCATGGAGAAGGCTGGCATTCCGTCAGATCCGGTAGCCTTTGGCGAAGCGATCAATACATGGGATAAGTTCGCTGCTGTTGGCAAGCAATTTACGGATAAGACGGGGGTTGCGTTTGTCGACAACACCGATCTGATGTTTAATGCGCTTCGTGACCAAAGCGATAGCGAAATCTATTTTAAGAAAGAGGACGACTCCTTTATTGGAGACACCAATCCTCAAATCAAGAAAGCTTATGACCTGACGGTAAAAGCGATTCAGGAGAAATGGATCGGCAAAACCGTACTGTGGTCTCCTGAATGGGGGGCGGCCATGAACGAAGGCAAGGTTGCTGTCGTCCTTGGCCCGGCTTGGATGAAAGCGAACATTACCGGCAACGCTCCGGACACCAAGGGTAAGTGGAAAGTCACCCAGCTTCCGGAAGGCTCAGGGAACTGGGGCGGCTCCTTCTTGACCATTCCTAAGGAAACGAAGCACTCGAAGGAAGCCTATGAATTTATCACCTGGCTCGATAATCAAGACCAGCAGCTGAGAGCCTTTGAAAGCTCTGGCTTGATGCCATCCATCCCTGCGATCTATGATACCGATACCTTCAAGAATGCAAAGGATGAGTTCTTCAGCGGACAGAATATCGCGACCGAGTTCGCGAAGGCGGCCCAGAAGATCAAGCCTGTCTATTATGGACCGCTCCACGATACAACCGATTCCTATTTCAAGTCTGCGCTTCGGAATGTGATCGAGAAGAACTCGGACCCGGCAGCAGAATGGGATTCCGCGGTGAAGCAGTCGAAAGATCTGGCCAAACGCGGCGGCTGA
- a CDS encoding glycosyl hydrolase family 18 protein, translating to MSRRSMYRTRKKRRTGRWLLLLLLMGAAYAVYYWFVPNHAHVDPDWKGRAKPIFAKGLVMDYSAAGTGDKLLIPLPVIQKEIDSNVRYEEDSASIVMATPDKLVRLKVNQAYGEMNNHKLSLTSSPSVASGVPYVPAKLIEQLYGVQFKEDSASGVVHIYKPGERIERAQVANNKEGTAPLRQEASIHSPIYADVPSGANLRLLRAEGEWYYAQTDGGYTGYIRQKEVVPQQEATIPEVKKAVSPAEKQWKNKRVNLTWEAVYQVPASPSRIGRLPGVNVVSPTWFQLKDTKGNVKNKADRAYVTWAHLQGMQVWGLFSNSFDADLTSEAMAAYDRRLNAINQMVKYAKQYDLDGINIDFESVHTKDGDNVTQFLREMRPLAHAAGLTLSIDVTPKSNSELWSKFLNRKELGSIVDFMALMAYDEHWAASPQAGSVASLPWTEAAVTKILEEDEVPPAKLILGVPLYTRVWTEKTENGETKVSSKAIGMDKAEEIIKQLKLEKSTPDNTGQNYVQYQEDGALKRIWLEDVDSLEQRVDLVHRLNLGGIGSWNRGFASKEAWEVLSKVNE from the coding sequence ATGAGTCGACGAAGTATGTACAGAACCAGGAAGAAGAGAAGAACGGGCAGATGGTTGCTTCTTCTATTATTGATGGGGGCGGCCTATGCAGTGTACTACTGGTTCGTTCCTAATCATGCCCATGTAGATCCAGACTGGAAAGGCCGCGCTAAGCCGATCTTTGCGAAGGGCCTTGTGATGGATTACTCTGCGGCTGGTACAGGAGATAAACTGCTGATTCCACTGCCGGTCATTCAGAAGGAGATTGATTCTAACGTACGGTATGAGGAGGACAGCGCTTCGATCGTCATGGCTACGCCGGACAAGCTGGTTCGCCTTAAAGTGAATCAAGCTTATGGCGAGATGAATAATCATAAGCTGAGCTTAACGTCCTCGCCAAGTGTCGCAAGCGGAGTTCCTTATGTTCCGGCCAAACTGATCGAGCAGCTGTACGGAGTACAATTTAAAGAGGATTCAGCATCGGGAGTGGTGCATATCTATAAGCCGGGCGAACGCATTGAGCGGGCGCAGGTAGCTAATAACAAGGAGGGAACAGCCCCCCTTAGGCAAGAAGCAAGCATTCATTCCCCGATCTATGCAGATGTCCCATCGGGGGCTAATCTTCGATTGCTTCGGGCTGAAGGAGAATGGTATTACGCGCAGACAGACGGCGGATACACAGGGTATATCCGGCAGAAGGAGGTAGTTCCTCAACAGGAGGCGACCATTCCAGAGGTGAAAAAAGCCGTCTCACCTGCGGAGAAGCAATGGAAGAACAAACGGGTTAATCTGACATGGGAGGCCGTGTATCAGGTGCCTGCCAGTCCGTCCCGGATCGGGCGTCTTCCCGGGGTAAATGTTGTTAGTCCGACCTGGTTCCAGTTGAAGGATACGAAGGGCAATGTGAAGAACAAAGCTGATAGGGCTTATGTAACCTGGGCCCATCTTCAAGGCATGCAGGTTTGGGGGCTCTTTAGCAACAGCTTTGATGCCGATTTGACCTCGGAGGCAATGGCTGCTTATGACAGACGGCTAAATGCAATTAATCAAATGGTAAAGTATGCAAAGCAGTACGATCTGGACGGAATCAATATTGACTTTGAAAGTGTTCATACCAAGGATGGGGATAATGTTACCCAATTCTTGAGGGAGATGCGGCCGCTTGCTCACGCTGCCGGCTTGACACTGTCCATAGATGTAACGCCTAAATCGAACAGTGAGCTTTGGTCCAAATTTTTGAACCGCAAGGAGCTCGGCAGCATTGTTGACTTTATGGCGCTGATGGCTTATGACGAGCACTGGGCGGCGAGTCCCCAAGCGGGGTCAGTGGCTTCACTGCCCTGGACAGAAGCTGCGGTAACGAAGATTTTGGAGGAGGATGAGGTTCCTCCAGCCAAGCTCATTCTGGGAGTACCCCTTTATACCAGAGTCTGGACGGAGAAGACGGAGAACGGAGAAACTAAAGTCAGCTCCAAAGCGATCGGTATGGATAAAGCAGAGGAAATTATAAAGCAGCTTAAGCTTGAGAAGAGCACTCCCGATAATACTGGCCAGAACTATGTGCAATATCAGGAAGACGGTGCGCTGAAGCGAATTTGGCTGGAGGATGTGGATTCTCTTGAACAGAGAGTGGATTTGGTTCATAGGCTGAATTTGGGGGGGATTGGTTCGTGGAACCGGGGCTTTGCCTCCAAGGAAGCTTGGGAAGTACTGAGTAAGGTGAATGAGTAG
- the perR gene encoding peroxide-responsive transcriptional repressor PerR, producing the protein MTRVQHALDKLKVNGVRITPQRHAILSYLLDSMGHPTADEIYRALEPEFPNMSVATVYNNLKMFIEAGMVKELTYGDDSSRFDADVSDHYHIICEKCGTIKDFTYPSLEAVERQAESVTGFKVLGHRLELYGICDNCQKHKQN; encoded by the coding sequence ATGACACGCGTGCAGCATGCCTTAGATAAACTCAAAGTAAATGGTGTCCGTATCACGCCGCAGCGTCACGCCATCCTTAGCTATTTGCTTGATTCGATGGGACATCCTACAGCCGATGAAATTTATCGTGCGTTGGAGCCGGAATTTCCGAATATGAGTGTGGCTACAGTCTACAATAATCTCAAGATGTTTATAGAGGCTGGTATGGTCAAGGAGTTAACCTACGGTGACGATTCGAGCCGTTTTGACGCCGATGTCTCGGATCACTACCATATAATCTGTGAGAAATGTGGAACAATCAAGGATTTTACTTATCCTTCATTAGAGGCTGTGGAACGTCAAGCTGAATCAGTGACCGGATTTAAGGTGCTCGGACATCGTTTGGAGCTTTATGGCATATGTGACAATTGTCAAAAGCATAAACAGAATTGA